One Carassius gibelio isolate Cgi1373 ecotype wild population from Czech Republic chromosome A7, carGib1.2-hapl.c, whole genome shotgun sequence DNA window includes the following coding sequences:
- the LOC128017810 gene encoding uncharacterized protein LOC128017810, whose protein sequence is MSSDSMQMHLHQSDSDSSDDSMKDRPFMSSIMKPQRRRPSMDEPTEELSDIIRLREELNRLHKKITPECNEHIKKMTDVVNEFEKDYRLAFYDNIRRGAGIGMRIGVTGMVLGLALAPFTLGASLVVAGVGAAAAIIFIIGKFKKEQQEKKSRQTIEKELEELQKKISPIINMLEKIYDCTQKILRNPKLSEHKVNARCERFSSCFEKTQLFQRDRSRAVGAQKDLTGDLSETFAEMSYVLKILEEIIEDKEEQNDNDKPEETPADKQIDEEQFKKKAETFIDEMKKGINELQNVMNEVDQIKKRLLKK, encoded by the exons ATGTCAAGCGACAGTATGCAAATGCATCTCCATCAGAGTGACTCTGACTCCAGTGATGACAGCATGAAAGATCGTCCTTTTATGTCAT CCATAATGAAACCACAGAGACGCCGACCCAGTATGGACGAACCGACTGAAGAACT ATCTGACATTATTCGTCTCAGAGAAGAATTGAACAGACTCCATAAGAAAATTACTCCTGAATGCAATGAGCATATAAAGAAAATGACTGATGTTGTCAATGAGTTTGAAAAAGATTACAGACTTGCTTTTTATGATAATATACGAAGAGGTGCTGGAATCGGAATGAGAATCGGAGTCACAGGCATGGTTTTAGGATTAGCTTTAGCTCCCTTTACTTTAGGGGCTTCTCTCGTTGTCGCTGGAGTAGGTGCTGCTgctgcaattatttttattattggaaAATTCAAGAAAGAacagcaggaaaaaaaatcaagacaaacCATAGAAAAAGAACTTGAGGAACTTCAGAAGAAAATCAGCCCTATTATCAACATGCTAGAGAAGATTTATGATTGTACTCAGAAAATACTGAGAAACCCCAAGCTATCAGAGCACAAAGTCAATGCACGATGTGAACGTTTCTCCTCCTGCTTTGAAAAAACACAGCTCTTCCAGAGAGATAGGAGTAGAGCAGTGGGTGCACAGAAAGATTTGACTGGAGATCTGTCAGAAACTTTTGCTGAGATGAGTTATGTGCTTAAAATTCTGGAAGAGATCATCGAAGACAAAGAGGAGCAAAATGACAATGACAAACCTGAAGAAACACCCGCAGATAAACAAATAGATGAAGAACAGTTCAAGAAAAAAGCAGAGACATTCATTGATGAAATGAAGAAAGGAATTAATGAGTTACAGAATGTGATGAATGAAGttgatcaaattaaaaaaagactattgaaaaaatga